Proteins encoded within one genomic window of uncultured Methanobrevibacter sp.:
- a CDS encoding M48 family metallopeptidase gives MKKDWDDIKVSRRTSGKKYFESTLLQNISDGIDYLRQEADDILSELDSSEFKQQIDEMDLEEFGEDVLNQIDDVVIELSNAKDDLIQSEDVPDFIRDSSKNAKVALNRDDDYIVMAKRKFKRLDAKRDDIDPEKTNRRIIDLCDKAIFVNNSNPQAYYLKAKALVNLKKYDEAVEELITCLALEPENLDYRLAIADVNRLNCEFNDAIDVYNSVLKIDDKCFEALRGKALTYYDWQKYGQANKFFNQANSIYSLDEEDMEIWEKCKD, from the coding sequence ATGAAAAAAGATTGGGATGATATTAAAGTTTCAAGAAGAACCTCAGGAAAAAAATATTTCGAATCAACCTTACTTCAAAATATTTCCGACGGCATAGACTATTTAAGGCAAGAAGCTGATGATATTTTAAGCGAACTGGATTCCAGTGAATTTAAACAGCAGATTGATGAAATGGATTTGGAAGAATTCGGTGAAGATGTTTTAAATCAAATCGATGATGTTGTAATTGAACTTTCAAATGCCAAGGATGACCTTATCCAATCCGAAGATGTTCCGGATTTCATCAGAGATTCCTCCAAAAATGCTAAAGTCGCATTGAACCGGGATGATGATTATATAGTCATGGCAAAAAGGAAATTCAAAAGACTTGACGCCAAAAGAGATGACATTGATCCTGAAAAAACTAATCGCAGAATCATAGATTTGTGCGACAAGGCAATTTTTGTCAACAATTCAAACCCTCAAGCCTATTACCTTAAAGCAAAGGCATTAGTCAATTTGAAAAAATATGATGAAGCAGTTGAAGAGTTAATTACCTGTCTTGCTTTGGAACCTGAAAATCTCGATTACAGACTGGCCATTGCAGATGTCAACAGGCTCAACTGCGAGTTCAATGATGCGATTGATGTTTACAATTCAGTTTTAAAAATCGATGATAAATGCTTTGAAGCTTTAAGGGGAAAAGCGCTGACATATTATGACTGGCAAAAATACGGTCAGGCAAACAAATTTTTCAACCAGGCAAATTCCATATATTCCCTTGATGAAGAGGATATGGAAATTTGGGAAAAGTGTAAAGATTAA
- a CDS encoding XRE family transcriptional regulator, producing the protein MTNEDFAKKIKDIRARQNMSIEELSERSGVKLEVLQAMEDGEVIPSLTPLTKMARALGVRLGTFLDDTPELGPVVTRGGVTQNSLYFSGREDVTNATNLEFHSLGAGKIDRNIDPFLIDIDYEEGEKELSSHEGEEFIYVLEGEIEVIYGKDTYTIGKGDTIFYDSVVPHHLHASGKDKAKILAVLYTPY; encoded by the coding sequence ATGACAAACGAAGATTTTGCAAAAAAGATTAAAGACATCAGAGCTAGACAAAATATGTCTATTGAAGAACTTTCCGAGAGAAGCGGAGTAAAACTTGAAGTCCTCCAGGCAATGGAAGACGGTGAAGTAATTCCATCCCTTACTCCATTAACCAAAATGGCAAGAGCATTAGGAGTTCGCCTTGGAACATTTCTCGACGATACACCTGAACTCGGACCTGTAGTCACAAGAGGGGGCGTAACTCAAAACTCACTATACTTTTCAGGAAGAGAAGACGTTACAAATGCAACCAACCTTGAATTCCATTCATTAGGTGCAGGTAAAATCGACAGAAACATCGACCCATTTTTAATCGACATTGACTATGAGGAAGGCGAAAAAGAACTTTCATCCCACGAAGGCGAAGAGTTCATATATGTGCTTGAAGGAGAAATTGAAGTAATTTACGGAAAGGACACCTATACAATCGGTAAAGGAGACACAATATTTTATGATTCAGTAGTGCCTCACCACCTTCACGCCAGTGGAAAGGATAAAGCTAAGATATTAGCTGTACTCTACACTCCATATTAA
- a CDS encoding AMP-binding protein, whose amino-acid sequence MSELFTELPLGKFFESMVEKQPDHEFIVYPDRNLRFTYKEFDERIDNLAKGMLAIGIKKGDHVGIWAKNVPEWLTYMFATAKIGATIVTVNTAYQSHELEYVLKQSDMKALAMTDGFRDTSYFDIINELVPELKSCARGHLVAEKFPHLKFIFHVGQEKHRGMYNTNELILLGMSYDDEEYQKIKDSVTQHDVINMQYTSGTEGFPKGVMLTSRNIVNDGYYIGENMNYTAKDRLLLQVPLFHCFGTVLGVMAVITHGSTMVVLEEYDPLLAISSIQKEKCTSIYGVPTMFIGMMNHPMFEMFDMSSLRTGIMAGSTCPVETMKDAIEKMNMKEITSVYGLTEAAPGFTQTNAADSFEKKINTVGRKFPNIEVKIVDPETGEELGPGETGEIMCRGFNVMKGYYNMPEKTAETIEPDGWLHSGDLATVDEEGYYSIVGRIKDMIIRGGENIYPREIEEFLFTHECVQDVQVAGIPDKKYGEIVGAFIIKEDGFDDVTEADIRDFCIGSIARYKVPKYVFFVDEFPLTTSGKIQKYKLGDLGLELLEKRRENGEL is encoded by the coding sequence ATGAGTGAATTATTTACAGAACTGCCACTAGGAAAATTTTTCGAATCAATGGTTGAAAAACAGCCTGACCATGAATTTATCGTTTATCCAGACAGAAACTTAAGATTTACATACAAAGAATTTGATGAAAGAATTGATAATCTAGCAAAAGGAATGCTGGCTATAGGAATTAAAAAGGGAGACCATGTCGGAATTTGGGCAAAAAATGTCCCTGAATGGTTAACCTACATGTTTGCAACTGCAAAAATAGGTGCAACAATAGTAACAGTAAACACTGCATACCAGTCCCATGAGCTTGAATATGTATTAAAGCAGTCAGACATGAAAGCTTTGGCAATGACTGACGGATTCAGAGATACAAGTTACTTTGATATCATTAATGAACTGGTGCCTGAACTTAAAAGCTGCGCCCGTGGTCATCTTGTTGCTGAAAAATTCCCTCATCTTAAATTCATATTCCACGTCGGCCAGGAAAAGCACAGGGGAATGTATAATACCAATGAACTGATTTTACTTGGTATGAGTTATGATGATGAGGAATATCAAAAGATTAAGGATTCCGTCACACAGCATGATGTCATTAACATGCAGTATACTTCAGGTACTGAAGGTTTTCCTAAAGGTGTAATGCTTACAAGCCGTAACATTGTAAATGACGGTTACTACATCGGAGAAAACATGAACTACACTGCAAAAGACAGACTTTTACTTCAAGTACCTCTGTTTCACTGTTTCGGAACAGTTTTAGGTGTAATGGCAGTTATAACTCACGGTTCAACCATGGTTGTTCTTGAGGAATACGATCCTCTTCTTGCAATCTCATCCATTCAAAAGGAAAAATGTACTTCAATATATGGTGTTCCTACAATGTTTATCGGAATGATGAACCATCCTATGTTTGAAATGTTTGACATGAGCTCACTTCGTACAGGTATCATGGCCGGTTCAACCTGTCCTGTCGAAACCATGAAAGATGCCATTGAAAAAATGAACATGAAAGAGATTACAAGTGTATACGGACTTACTGAAGCAGCACCGGGATTTACACAAACCAATGCTGCAGATTCATTCGAGAAAAAAATCAACACCGTAGGACGTAAATTCCCTAACATTGAAGTTAAAATCGTAGACCCTGAAACCGGTGAAGAATTAGGTCCTGGTGAAACCGGTGAAATAATGTGCAGAGGTTTCAATGTCATGAAAGGATACTATAACATGCCTGAAAAAACCGCAGAGACAATTGAACCTGACGGATGGCTTCACTCAGGAGATCTTGCTACTGTTGATGAGGAAGGATACTATTCCATTGTCGGACGTATCAAGGACATGATTATCAGAGGAGGGGAAAATATCTATCCTCGTGAAATCGAAGAGTTTTTATTTACTCATGAATGCGTTCAGGATGTTCAGGTTGCAGGAATTCCTGATAAAAAATACGGAGAGATTGTAGGTGCATTCATCATTAAGGAAGATGGATTTGATGATGTAACCGAAGCGGATATCCGTGATTTCTGTATTGGGTCCATTGCAAGATACAAAGTGCCTAAATACGTTTTCTTTGTTGACGAGTTCCCGCTCACTACAAGCGGTAAAATCCAAAAATATAAACTGGGCGATTTGGGTCTTGAACTTCTTGAAAAACGCCGTGAAAATGGAGAGCTATAG